A window of Calditerrivibrio sp. genomic DNA:
ACCCACCAGAACCCTATTAATCTCTTCAGGAAAAGGGGAGTACTTATTCTGACTTCTCAGACCAGCTTCAAGATGTGCAACCTTAACCTTCTTATAAAATGCTGCCAAAGCAGCAACAAATGCCGATGTAGTATCCCCTTGAACAATTACTAATTCTGGCACAAAATCATCCAATACCCCTTCAAGTTTTTTTAGACAATCAGAGGTTATATCAAAAAGAGTTTGATTATTTTTCATCAAATTTAGATCGTAATCAGGAGTTATTTGAAAGAAATCTAACACCTGATCGAGCATCTGTCTATGTTGAGCAGTAATGCACACCTTTGTATTAAAAAGATCTGAATGTTTCTTTAGCTCCCAAAACAAAGGTGCACATTTTATAGCTTCTGGTCTTGTCCCAAAAACAAGTAAGATTTTCTTTCGCATCCTTAACTATACCTTAATTTTATCTGACCGCACTATTCATACCAGGTGGAAAATCTGCCAACAATTCAATTTTGTCCCAATTATCCTTAAACCACTCAATATTCTTATTGAAACCATCCTTAAAATCTATTATCGGCTTGTAATTTATTAATTCTTCAGCTTTACTTATAGATGCTAAGAGCCTTGGTTTAGTATCCCATTTTCTTCTCTCTTTAAAAATTAGACCAGACCTGTTTCCTGTTGTCTCAATTACAAGTTGTGCCATATCTTTAATCGAAATTTCTCTACCAGCTGCAAGGTTAAAATTCTCACCTATAGCTTTTTCATAGTATCCAGCTTTTACCAATCCCTGAACAAGATCAAGCACATAAGTAAAATCCCTCGTTTCCTCTCCAGTACCAGTAATCGGTAACGGAAACCCTTTCATTGACCAATAGATAAAGTTAGGTATTACATTCCTATACTGCCCCGGAACTTCACCAGGACCATAGGAGTTAAAAAATCTGCAGTTCACAATAGGCAGTCCATAATGATGTAGATAGAAATTACAATACATCTCACCTGTCATCTTATTGATTTGATAGGGGGTTGTTAAGTGCATTGAGATAAAATCTTCTTTTAACGGTAATTGAGGGTATGATCCATAAATTGCACAACCACTTGAAGCATATATAAATTTTTCAACTTTACCTAAACGTGCATACTCCAAAAGCTTTATCTGGCCTATAATATCTACTTCAGCCGAGATCTCAGGGTAATCCACAGAATTTTGATTAGCAAAAAATGCTGCCAAATGGAAAACAATAGATATGTCTTCTTTAAAAACTCTTTTCAAATCCACATCATTTCTCACATCTCCTAAAACAAACATAATATTGGGTAACGGTGTTACATTCCATGGGTCTTTTATCTTGATGGAAGAGAGATTATCTAAAACAACTATCTTACCTTTAGCTCCTACTAATTTCGACAATGCAATTATAAGGTTGCTCCCTATGGCACCAGCTCCCCCAGTCACTAATATATTTCTACCTTCATAGAAACTTATTAAGTCACTATCAAAATTAACTACCCCTAAGTAATCTTCAACTAACTTTACACGTTTTTCATATACATTCATAGCCTACTCCCTGTTAAAATCTCTTTATCAATTCATCAATACATTTCTCTTTGTCAAAATGTTCTCTTACATAGTCATACCCATTTCTCCCCAAGATTCCCAACTCATTTGAATAATACAGTTCCTTTGTAATTTTTACCGCCTCATCAATATCACCATACTCGCATGATAGACCACATTTAGCATTTTTTATTATCAAGTGACCATCGCTTTCTTTGTTTAAAAATGCCAAAATAGGTATACCAGCTGCCATATATCCTAAAATTTTACCCGGAACAACAGGTGTTTTATTCCTATTTGTCAAAGAAACAAGGCCCACATCCACATCTTTTACCAACTCGGGGTATTTTGCTTTTGAGACAAAATCTTTGAATATTACATTCTTTAATTTTTTTACTCTTACTTTTTCCTCTAAATATTTTCTCTCCATCCCATCGCCAACAAAAAGGAATACCAAATTGTCCAACTCTTTTAAGCTCTCTGCTAAATCCACTACAAACCCAAGCCCCTGGGATGGGCCAATAACTCCTGCAAATAAAATTATAAATTTATTTTCTAAACCGTACAGTTTTCTAAAACCCCCTGTTCTTGTCACTCCATTAAACTCATTTGTATCAACCCAGTTGTGTAAAACTATAAATTTATCTTTTAAGTCATGATGTTTCTGCTTCAAAAATTCGAGATTCCCTTCCGAGTGAACAAATACTAAATGGGCATTTTCATAAGCATCCCTTTCCATTCTTTCAAAAAATCTGATCAAAAAAGGATTTGTCAGAATCCCCAAGTCGATTGCATTTTGAGGGAAAATATCCTGAACATTAAGAATAAACTTAGCTTTATAAAATCTACTCAATTTACTGCCTAAATTAGCCAATGTTAAAGGAGGACTATATACTATAATTACATCTACTTCTTTTACATATTTTTTTATTCTCCAACTGAAAATAGATGGCATGCTTAGTTGGGATATTCCCCTGATTATGAAGTTTACCTTATGGTGGGGTAGTGTCTTAATACGTATGATTTTTATATCATTTTCCAAAGTAAACTCTGGATAAAATTTATTTTTTTCGCTCTCAGAGAGATTATACTGAGGGTATGATGTTGCAACATATATATCAAATCCTCTGTCTCTTAACCCCTCTGCCAATTCTTGCATCAAATGGGATGCTGATCTAATCTCTGGAGGATAGGAATCCGTAATTAAAAGAATTTTCATACCTTGACAATCCTTTCCTTTGATAATGCATCCCTAATCTTAAACACAGCTAACGTAGAATAAAAGATCTCTTCAAATGACATAGCAGGGTTTTCTTTGCCAGTTATCACTTTGAAAAAGTGATATAGTTCCTCTTTATAACCCATTTCCTGATTCATAGTCTTAAATCTTTTAGTTTTTCCACCTAACCATACTTGTGTCTCTTTAAAATCCTGTACAACTATAGTTTTACCTTCTGAGTAGATCTCAACTCTTTCCCTCGAAAAAG
This region includes:
- a CDS encoding NAD-dependent epimerase/dehydratase family protein translates to MNVYEKRVKLVEDYLGVVNFDSDLISFYEGRNILVTGGAGAIGSNLIIALSKLVGAKGKIVVLDNLSSIKIKDPWNVTPLPNIMFVLGDVRNDVDLKRVFKEDISIVFHLAAFFANQNSVDYPEISAEVDIIGQIKLLEYARLGKVEKFIYASSGCAIYGSYPQLPLKEDFISMHLTTPYQINKMTGEMYCNFYLHHYGLPIVNCRFFNSYGPGEVPGQYRNVIPNFIYWSMKGFPLPITGTGEETRDFTYVLDLVQGLVKAGYYEKAIGENFNLAAGREISIKDMAQLVIETTGNRSGLIFKERRKWDTKPRLLASISKAEELINYKPIIDFKDGFNKNIEWFKDNWDKIELLADFPPGMNSAVR
- a CDS encoding glycosyltransferase family 4 protein, with protein sequence MKILLITDSYPPEIRSASHLMQELAEGLRDRGFDIYVATSYPQYNLSESEKNKFYPEFTLENDIKIIRIKTLPHHKVNFIIRGISQLSMPSIFSWRIKKYVKEVDVIIVYSPPLTLANLGSKLSRFYKAKFILNVQDIFPQNAIDLGILTNPFLIRFFERMERDAYENAHLVFVHSEGNLEFLKQKHHDLKDKFIVLHNWVDTNEFNGVTRTGGFRKLYGLENKFIILFAGVIGPSQGLGFVVDLAESLKELDNLVFLFVGDGMERKYLEEKVRVKKLKNVIFKDFVSKAKYPELVKDVDVGLVSLTNRNKTPVVPGKILGYMAAGIPILAFLNKESDGHLIIKNAKCGLSCEYGDIDEAVKITKELYYSNELGILGRNGYDYVREHFDKEKCIDELIKRF